Below is a genomic region from Glaciihabitans sp. INWT7.
ATGCCGGGAGGGGCCTGAAACCTCGGTCGTAGGCTCCCTCGGGACTGGCGTCGCGCAATCGCTGGCGCGATTACCACGGCTCCAGCGTCTACCAGCGGTAGTGCGCGAAGGCCTTGTTGGCGTCGGCCATCTTGTGAGTGTCCTCACGACGCTTCACGGCGGCACCGAGGCCGTTGGAAGCGTCGAGGATCTCGTTGGTGAGACGCTCGGTCATGGTCTTCTCGCGACGACCCTTGGCGTAGGTGGTGAGCCAGCGCAGCGCGAGGGTGTTGGCGCGGTGAGGCTTGACCTCGACCGGCACCTGGTAGGTGGATCCACCGACACGGCGGCTCTTGACCTCGATGGTCGGACGAACGTTGTCGAGCGCCTTCTTCAGCGTGACGACGGCATCCGCACCGTTCTTGGTCGATACTCCGACGAGCGCGTCGTACACGATGCGCTCGGCGAGGCCCTTCTTGCCATCAAGAAGGATCTTGTTGACGAGCTGGCTGACGATGGGGGCTCCGTAGACCGGGTCCGCAACTACGGGACGCTTCGGTGCTGGTCCTTTACGAGGCATTACTTCTTGTCCTTCTTCGCGCCGTAGAGGCTACGGGCCTGCTTGCGGTTCTTAACGGCCTGGGTGTCGAGCGCGCCGCGCACGATCTTGTAACGCACACCGGGGAGGTCCTTGACGCGACCGCCGCGGATGAGCACCATCGAGTGCTCCTGCAGGTTGTGGCCCTCGCCGGGAATGTAAGCGGTCACCTCGGTGCCGTTGGAGAGCTTGACGCGCGCGACCTTGCGGAGAGCCGAGTTCGGCTTCTTCGGGGTGGTCGTGTACACGCGGGTGCACACACCGCGCTGCTGCGGGTTGCCCTTGAGGGCGGGCGCCTTGGTCTTGACGACCTTGGGGCTGCGGCCCTTACGGACCAAC
It encodes:
- the rpsG gene encoding 30S ribosomal protein S7 — its product is MPRKGPAPKRPVVADPVYGAPIVSQLVNKILLDGKKGLAERIVYDALVGVSTKNGADAVVTLKKALDNVRPTIEVKSRRVGGSTYQVPVEVKPHRANTLALRWLTTYAKGRREKTMTERLTNEILDASNGLGAAVKRREDTHKMADANKAFAHYRW
- the rpsL gene encoding 30S ribosomal protein S12; amino-acid sequence: MPTIQQLVRKGRSPKVVKTKAPALKGNPQQRGVCTRVYTTTPKKPNSALRKVARVKLSNGTEVTAYIPGEGHNLQEHSMVLIRGGRVKDLPGVRYKIVRGALDTQAVKNRKQARSLYGAKKDKK